A window of Planctomycetia bacterium contains these coding sequences:
- a CDS encoding efflux RND transporter permease subunit: MFSRFFIERPVFANVIAIVTMIIGGVALYMLPIEQYPSITPPTV, from the coding sequence TTGTTTTCTCGCTTCTTCATCGAACGGCCGGTCTTCGCGAACGTCATCGCCATCGTGACGATGATCATCGGCGGCGTCGCGCTCTACATGCTGCCGATCGAGCAGTATCCGTCGATCACGCCGCCGACCGTGC